ATACAAGCCGTTATGTGACATCAATTAAGCTTTTATATCCAAATATACAACCTGAAATTAAAACAATGTCTATGACCcagtgatatatatttttttatattgtggccATATGGCTTCTCTCTTGTGTGACTTCACTAATGACCCCTAATTATGGCTTTAGAAGCAAAATAATTTTTCTCATTCTGAATgcagcttctctcctgtgtgattctTCTTATGTTTAACAAGACtggatttctgtgtaaaacatttcccacattctgaacatgaatatggcttctccccagtGTGACATCTCTTATGTGTAACAAGATTGCATttatgtgtaaaacatttcccacattctgaacataaatatggtttctctcctgtgtgaattctctcatgcatAACAAGATGGGATTTCCGTGTGAaaaatttcccacattctgaacatgaaaatagtttctctcctgtgtgatatctctcatgtataacaagatgtgatttccgtgtgaaacatttcccacattctgaacatgaacacATTTTCTCTCCTCTGTTACGTCTTCGGTGTGTAGAAAGTCCTGAGCGGTTTGTGGATTCTTTACCACAATGAAACCTTTTATTCCTTTTCTGACTTGTACTTGcggtaacaatctgtgattggtcaggagaaggttcctcataattaggaggattatatgacagatctgtactgtgaagtcctggatgtacattaagggtaatgaggttttctcctgaagagcgctGCAGGATATCTTCATCTAGTGGCAACATGACATTTTCACATTTCTTACTGGGATTTTCtgttaagataaaaataaaaatttgttttagagtttttttttttgcaaactacagagtaGACAAACTGATAACATTCCAATTAGGCTGGAAgttgatccagcaggaaggagaagtgttCATTCAGTTGGAATCCATTCCTGACTTTGACCCAAAAATAAACTGCACTTGTGATCCCAGCCTTACAAAGCTTCTATAACTTTCTGACAAAGTCCAGGATTCTGGTTTACACCAGGTCATGACCTTTATTACATACAGTAAATAATGactcaacaaaacaaaaaaatttgaaaagcctGACCATGTCTGGAAACGAGCCCTGCTCTCTGCCAACACATGTTGCCTTTCAACAGCAACTAGACATCATTTGAAACATAAAACAAGGAGCATCATGGTTGGAGCTGGTAAAAGGGccatcatggtttggagctgctttGCTGTTCATGGTCtggacaccctgcaaccattgggtAAACAactgggcagatttactaatcctgtttaAAACGTACAGAGTAAATCTAGAGATGCTCCACATTTATCACAGGAGCTTGGGCTGGAGGACAGATCTGCTGCACAGCTACACAAGTCTGTCTACCTCTATACCACTTAGTGGTTGGCTTTTCTGTCACAATGGAGCATCGTAAGCCCCGCCCCTGCAGAACTTGCCTGTTGTTTCTATATGTGGAACCTTAAAATCCCCCCTTTTTGGACAGATTATAAGAGCAGCACAGATCAGTCCCTGGTTATCTACGATGGAGGCCAGAAGGACACTCTCTCACCATGTTAATGGAGCCCTATGGATATGACTGACATAAGAACATGTAGCCTCTAATGTAATGTGAGAAGAAACTGTGgcgctcctccattacatgtcactgcacacacgtgtatacactgcacatgacggctcttaccttgtgatataagaggctggtgctcctccaatacatgtcactgcacacacgtgtatacactgcacatgacggctcttaccttgtgatataagaggctggtgctcctccattacatgtcactgcacacacgtgtatacactgcacatgacggctcttaccttgtgatataagaggctggtgctcctccattacatgtcactgcacacacgtgtatacactgcacatgacggctcttaccttgtgatataagaggctggtgctcctccattacatgtcactgcacacacgtgtatacactgcacatgacggctcttaccttgtgataagaggctggtgctcctccattacatgtcactgcacacacgtgtatacactgcacatgacggctcttaccctgtgatataagaggctggtgctcctccattacatgtcactgcacacacatgtatacactgcacatgacgggtcttaccttgtgatataagaggctggtgctcctccattacatgtcactgcacacacgtgtatacactgcacatgacggctcttaccttgtgatataagaggctggtgctcctccattacatgtcactgcacacacgtgtatacactgcacatgacggctcttaccttgtgatataagaggctggtgctcctccatcatggcctccttgtacagatccttgtgtccttctatatactcccactcctccatggagaaatagacagtgacatcctgacaccttattggaacctgacaacacaatgacaccgtcatcacccagacccctccagtgctgttactggagaatttcccagcattcccagcagtgtcacctctccagtcagcagctccatcatcttgtgggtgagttctaggatcttctgctcatgtatcagggggtgagggggaggctctgtgatggggtgaggggtcctgctccgccctcctgactcctggagatggatgatgggagtcacacagtcccccgatgtcttcttcactattgtgtactcctgtggatggggagagacacttagggaataaacccttcaggggccatgtgctttcctccggccctctcctcctggtacaacgtgcctacttaccttctcatggctcctacaacatgactattggtcactggtcacatgacacatcactcaccatattgggggctgatcttcaggttctccgtcacttggaaggtctggaggccgttctccaggaccctggactcttcctatcacttcctatgatggattctccttcccgatgtcggacttgttacagaatacaataaagaggagagaaatctagaaaagtttacctctccgctcagcagggagatgatctccaaggtgaggtctaatattcttctgctgatctccttcctgtccatctttggtggtcattcaggaggagagaactggaggagctggaggcttctagtactgcaggcgcctttatgagaagaggagaggaaatcatccaggggacaagaccagatgtcacctccagaaccgcacttcctgagcctggaggggccccgcttctcagagcccccaccacatggattccaggggccccaacatggagatttctggtggctccacaggagataaatgtctgatagatgcaggtcccacctctgggctgtgctcagctgtgtccagaacTCCTAGAGAAAAGAATGGAGAGAGCTTAGCTCAGGCCGGGCCCCCGCTCCATTCATTATCCTCCTGGATGCAGGAGCGCCTTaccaggacagtcaggggccagCGAATGATGAAAATTCCCATTATCCCCACTActcccccatcatactaagctgaggagcggagaaggattccttgtgtgtaatggaggagaatctccagaggtgacatgtctgagctctccaccacactgtctcctcacagctcatcttacctgcaggctggaggaatggctgataccagagagaacaagagccctgactaccgaccaggacctgcccagtatctgctgcactgccagagctgaaggacctgtggtgacgtcatcatcatgtgatcagtgcagggggtggggctcagcagtggagaggagaaaaGGTGGTaaaggacctggggtgatgtcactgtcatgtgatcagtgcagggggcggggcggggcggggctcagcagtgtAGAGGAACAGAGGTGGTGTAGGACCTGGGGTGATGTtactgtcatgtgaccagtgcagggggaggggttcaGCAGAGGAGAAGAGGCGTCAGCCTTATATAGAGAAAACAGTGTAGAATTGatgagttttttttctctgtcaAGAGTGAAGGAAGTGCAGGGAGTTGTGTTTGTTCTCTTTTATacctgtcacacacacagggggtggggtagtgaccactgaacttcaccctcacccctgtccctcgcaagtcctagcgacaagggacaactggtcgacaaacccttagctaggatagtgcagggaagacaaacaacacatGAACAGAaaggtcaaaaccaagagagcagaaaaggtactggaggagcaagcagagaatcgttaggacaagccgaagtcaaaccaggagagcacGCCAAGACCAGAGGATGAGACATACGGGAAATTGGAAGCCAAGCAGAAAcaaacaaaccaggtgagtatcatgcaggaagtaccccaataacaggcaatctgtggccagcagattgcctgtagtcatgtgacgtggccagcgtcacatgactcctgagttccaatgCAGCCCATACAGCCGAGCGCCAAGTGATCACACGAGAGCGCCATGGCCGTGCCCGCCTCCTGGAACCACGCACAGAGCACATCgggacagtacccccccccttccACACGGGGCCACCAGACCCAAGGCCCCATGCGACAGATTCTCAGGATGTtccaaattaatttatttttacaagcCTAGTGGCGTGAACATCCTTAGCTGGTACCCCGGACCTTTCCTCCGGTCCATAGcctttccagtgcaccagatactgTAAAGAGTTGTGGACTTTCCTAACATCCCAAATTTGTGAAACCACAAATTCCTCAGAATTATTAACCAGTACTGGCGGCGGAGCGGGCTGTGAAGGAACAACAGGAGTAACATGTCTTTTCAGCAGAGATTTATGGAAAACATCATGGATGTGGAACGAATCAGGTAACCTTAATCTAAACGACACTGGATTGATTACCTCTGTAATCTCGTATGGACCAATAAAACGAGGTGCAAACTTTTTGGAGGCCACCTTGAGAGGCACATTCTTAGAGGACAGCCACACCTGATCCGCAACCTGAAAATCCATCTCCCTCGAACGTCTCTTATTAGCTttgattttttgattattttgagCCTTCTCTAGGTTCGACTGAACCCGGggccaaactgtgcacagttcagatgagaccttatccgcctcagggttagacgaggagacagatgacccagaatgaaaacgaggatggaaaccgtagTTACAAAAGAATGGGGAAACACCAGCGGAGGAATTAACATGGTTGTTAATCGCAAATTCTGCCAaaggaaggtatttaacccacaACTGTTGATCACCAGAGACATATAACCTGAGAAATTagaaattgttccacagactgattaagtcgCTCCAGTTGCCTGTTAATCTCAGGATGATAGGCAGACGAGAAGGACAATGAGATTTAGCACCTCTGACAGAAGGCTCTCCAAAATCTCGACACAAACTGGACACCCCTATCAGACACAATATTCTCAGGTACACCGTGCAAAAGTATAATTTGTTCCACAAATACAGAGCCCAGAGTCTTAGCATTCGGAAGTTTAGCAAGGGGAACAAAATGTATTATGTTACTGAATCtgtcaaccactacccaaaccacagttttaccatcagcaggtggcagatcCATGATGAAGTCCATAGAAATATGGGACCAgagtctactgggaatgggtaggggtcgcagTTCACCAGCAGGACAAGTCCTAGGGGTTTTGGACCTGGCACACACCTCGCAGGCCGACACATAGATCTTGATATACTTGAACagggtgggccaccaataagacctgGATACCAGCTCTTTAGTACTCTTgataccaggatgtccacaaaagtcatgacactcacccaacagccggAGACAGAActgttcaggaacaaacaacttatctatTGGTGTGAGTGCCGGGGCCAGATGTTGTTCTGCCTTAATAAGAGCCGTAAGATCTTGGGACATGGCTGCTAAAAAGACACTAGCTGGCAATATGGTTTCAGGTGGTGCGTCCGTGGGCTGGAACGCACAGAAACTCCGGGATAGGGCATCTGCATTCATGTTCTTACTCcctggcctgaaagtgatggagaaattaaagcatgtgaaaaacaatgcccatctgCCTTGACGGGGATTctacctcttagcagactcaagaaacatcagatttttgtgatcagtaacaaCGGTAACACAATGGTTAGCCACTCCTCAAGGAAATGTCTCCACtcttcaaatgcccatttaatggccagaaaTTCacgattccccacatcataatttctctcggttGGGGAAAAGTTTGGGGAAAAGAAGGCACAAGGCCTTATACTTGGTAAGACTAGCTTGACCTTGAGAGAGGACTGCCCCCACTTCGTCCTCAGAGGCATCtacctccacaatgaaaggtctctCTTGATCCAGCTGAATCAAAACTGGAGCGCAGCTGAAAGCCTTCTTAAGTGTCTCAAATGCTTTAGTAGACTCAACAGACCAGTTCTCCAGGTCTGCCCCTCTTTTGGTGAGGTCGGTCAAGGGCCTAGCAATtaccaaaaaattatttataaatctACGGTAATAATTAGCAAATCCTAAAAAACGTTGTAAGGCTTTTAAGGATGACGGCCTTACCCAGTCCAAAATTGCCAATACCTTGCTAGGATCCATTTTAAAAGCTTGAGGAGTGAGGACATACCCAAGATACAGAATATCTTGTACctcaaaaacacatttctcctgtTTGGCCGCCAATTGATTCTTCCTCAAAACCTCCAATACTTGTTTCACATGAGTCACATGACTCTcaaaatcaggggaaaaaatctaaacaTCATCAAGGTAAACAATTACAAATTTACCCAAGAATTCCCTAAAAATATCATTCATAACGTTTTGAAACACAGCTggcgcattgctgagtccaaaaggcataacaagaTATTCCAAGTGTCCAGCTGGTGTattgaaagctgtcttccactcgtctcCCTCCTTAATTCGAATCAAGTTATATGATCAATTTTAAAGAACCAGGAAGCCCCCATTAACTGATTAAACAAATCAAGAATCAATGGAAGGGAGTATTGATTCTTGATTGTAATCTTATTCAACTCCCGGTAGACGATGCAAGGTCTGAGGCCTCCATCtttctttttgacaaaaaaaatccttcccccATAGGAGATACAGAAGGCCTAATGTCTCACTTGCTGAGACTCTCTTCAacataatcttccatggccttgcgttcaggtCTGGAAAGATTATAGATACTTCCCTTGGTATATCTGGCCCCCTCTACCAATTCAATGGCGCAATCATGAGGTCTATGGGGCGGAAGCAACTCAGGGTTCGAGGAGGAGAACACATCCATATATTCCTTTAAGATTAACGGCAATGTATTGGATTCTGCTGAGACCCCCGCTTGCACTACAGACAACCATGAATCGCATTCAACCCCCATTTCACCAATTCCCCTTTGGTCCAGTCGATAATGTGGTTATGTAACTGGAGCAAAGGCATTCCCAGTACTACCTCTACTGGTAAGTTCTCTAGAACCAACAGAGAACATA
This portion of the Bufo gargarizans isolate SCDJY-AF-19 chromosome 1, ASM1485885v1, whole genome shotgun sequence genome encodes:
- the LOC122924995 gene encoding gastrula zinc finger protein XlCGF67.1-like, whose protein sequence is MMEEHQPLISQENPSKKCENVMLPLDEDILQRSSGENLITLNVHPGLHSTDLSYNPPNYEEPSPDQSQIVTASTSQKRNKRFHCGKESTNRSGLSTHRRRNRGEKMCSCSECGKCFTRKSHLVIHERYHTGEKLFSCSECGKFFTRKSHLVMHERIHTGEKPYLCSECGKCFTHKCNLVTHKRCHTGEKPYSCSECGKCFTQKSSLVKHKKNHTGEKLHSE